ACTGAAGTTGGACCAATGGCCGCTTGTGCCGTCCAAGATGGATCGCTGCGTGGATCGGGACAGCGAAGTTGGACGAGTGTTGTGACTCGACGCCGACACTCGCCTGGTTGTGGTGGTCGGCCGGCCCCTGCCCGGCAACCGCAACGACTGCAGGGCATGGGAGGAATCCGGGGCCAAGGCCGCCGTCGGCCGGACAACCACGACCGCCGACGGCGGCTACCCCGGAACCGGCCAACGGGTTCGCGCCCGCGTCGAGCACGCCTTCGCCCGGATGCAGACCTGGAAGATCCTGCGCGACTGCCGCCTGAGAGGCGACGGTGTGCGCCACGCGATGCACGGCGTTGCCCGCCTGCACAACCTCGCTCTCACGGGATGACTCCCGCCGCATGCGGGTCCAGAGTGGTCCCCGAGGGACGACTCCCCACCTCGCAGTCTCGGAGGAGAAATCAGGCGAGGCAGAACTCGTTGCCCTCGATGTCCTGCATCGTGATGCACGACTCGTTGACGCCATCAGCGCGCTGCGTCAGCACGTGTTTTGCGCCGAGCGCCGTCAGCCGTGCGCATTCGGCCTCGAGTGTGGCCAGGCGCTCGTCACCCACGAGCCCGACGCCGGCCCGCACATCGAGATGCACCCGGTTCTTGACGACCTTGCCTTCGGGAACTCGCTGGAAGAGCAGGCGCGGAGCCACGCCCGAGGGATCAGTGCACGCGAAGTAGATCTCATCCTCGGGCGGCAGCGAGCGGTGGCACTCCTCCCACGTGGCAAAGCCCTCCGGGACCGCCGGCATGACGTACCCCAGCACCTCGCACCAGAAGGCGGCGAGGCGCACGGGCTCCGCGCAGTCGAAGGTCACTTGGAACTGTTTGATCGTTGACATCGACGCACAATAACAGGGGACCTGCTCGTCTCCCCAGGTCGGGAAGTCCGCACGTCATCGGGAGGAGGGCTGCTTCCCCGCTGTCGTGTCGTGCGGTCGCAGGGGTGAACCGAGGTCAGCGCCTCCGGGAATCTGGGATGCGAACCCGGCCAGCCACTCCCGTGCTGCCAAAGGCCAGTTACGGGACAACCCTTGGTCTTTGCTGCTGAATGAAGGGAACCGCTTGTCACCGGATATGGCTGAAGCAGAGGCGGGGATGAAGGGGATCACGTTTCCTGCCTGGCACGGAAAGCACTACGTGACCCTGGCGGAGCTACTCGTCCGCCTCGGCAGCCTCTGCCTGGACCTGAAGTGGCGCGTCGAGTTCGACGAGATCGTCGATCCTCGCTGCGGCGAGATGGAGAGGCAGTCTGCCGACGGCGGCATGTGCCCGGCACCACCGACAGCGCTACCTCATGGATCGGCTGAGCCAAATGGTCACGTCACCCTGGTCAGGCCACAGCACCAGTCCGACTCCGCTGTCTCGAACCGTGCAGTGATCCATCTTGATTGGAACGGCCGATCGTCGCTCCAACTTCAGTGGCATGCCGTCCGGCTTCGCTGTCACACGTCAGAGGTGCCGGCGCCCGCCGACCGGGGGCGGGCCGCCCGTGGACGCAGCGCCCCCCGTAGCCTGCCGGGCCCGACGAGGCCGCGGCGGCGCCGATCCGGATCGGTGAGCCGTCACCCGAACCCCCGCGCGGAGACCCTCCCGTGCTGGAGGCGCCGAACCGCCTCGCCGAGGAGAGCAAGAACTCGCGGGATGTCGCACAGCCGTTCCGGCCGGACCGGCCCCGCCGAATATTCGGTGGCGCCCGGTCATGCCGTACGGCAGCCTGCCCGGATGGAGCGAACGAACGGTCGAACGGTCACCGTCCACCTCACCCACCTCGGGGACCAGCTGGGGCGGCTCGGCCCGTTCGAGGTCGACGGCGTCCGCTGGCCGATGGTCGGCAGCACCGTCGCCCGGCTGGAGGAGCAGCTCGGCGCACCCGTCGCCGTGCTGCGCCTGGTCGGCGTCACCGGCGGCGAGGGCGGCCGGGGCGGGCACGTCACGTACCACGCGGAGGCACTGGAGCGTCCGGTCCGCGGCCTCCCCGGGGCGGCCGACGAGGACGACGTCGCGCTGCTCGGCCCCGCCGCCGGCCGGGCCGACTGGGCCACCGCCGAGGGCCTGCGCGCCGGCCTCGCCTGGGCCGACCAGGCCCTGCGCGCCGCCGGCCGGCCGCCCGTGGGGCCGGCCGAGCAGATCCGCACCTGGAACCTCTC
The sequence above is a segment of the Kitasatospora sp. NBC_00240 genome. Coding sequences within it:
- a CDS encoding VOC family protein, translating into MSTIKQFQVTFDCAEPVRLAAFWCEVLGYVMPAVPEGFATWEECHRSLPPEDEIYFACTDPSGVAPRLLFQRVPEGKVVKNRVHLDVRAGVGLVGDERLATLEAECARLTALGAKHVLTQRADGVNESCITMQDIEGNEFCLA